The Aphis gossypii isolate Hap1 chromosome 3, ASM2018417v2, whole genome shotgun sequence genome includes a region encoding these proteins:
- the LOC114118912 gene encoding neuronal synaptobrevin-like — translation MADGTGVGLTAGDDSVVGGPKTPQQIAAQKRLQQTQAQVDEVVDIMKTNVMKVLDRDQKLSELDDRADALQQGASQFEQQAGKLKRKFWLQNLKMMIIMGVIGLAILAIIVAWFSDE, via the exons AT GGCCGATGGAACAGGCGTTGGACTTACCGCAGGAGATGACAGTGTCGTTGGAGGCCCGAAGACACCACAGCAAATTGCGGCGCAAAAGCGATTGCAACAAACACAAGCACAAGTCGATGAG GTCGTGGATATTATGAAAACGAACGTGATGAAGGTACTGGACAGGGATCAAAAACTTTCCGAACTGGATGATAGAGCAG ATGCATTACAACAAGGAGCATCGCAATTTGAACAACAGGCTGGAAAACTAAAGAGGAAATTTTGGCtacaaaatttaaag atgATGATCATAATGGGAGTTATTGGTCTCGCAATATTAGCCATTATAGTTG